The Funiculus sociatus GB2-C1 genome includes a region encoding these proteins:
- the dcd gene encoding dCTP deaminase yields MIKNDIWITQMAQKGLISPFEPKLVRRVNDMPVISFGLSSFGYDIRLSPLEFRIFRHIPGTIVDPKNFNPENLEQTKLHTDANGSYFILPAHTYGLGVALEKLEVPENITVLCIGKSTYARCGIICNLTPAEAGWRGHLTLEVSNSSSADCRIYPNEGIVQLLFFEGSPCEVSYESRQGKYQDQPEKIVIAKV; encoded by the coding sequence GTGATTAAGAACGATATCTGGATTACTCAAATGGCTCAGAAGGGTCTTATCTCTCCTTTTGAGCCTAAATTGGTTCGTCGTGTCAACGATATGCCTGTTATTTCCTTTGGTTTGAGTAGCTTTGGCTACGATATCAGACTATCGCCTTTGGAATTTCGTATATTTAGGCATATTCCAGGCACAATAGTCGATCCAAAAAACTTTAATCCTGAAAATTTGGAGCAAACAAAACTCCACACTGACGCTAATGGTAGCTATTTTATACTGCCAGCTCACACCTATGGATTAGGGGTGGCTTTGGAGAAGCTGGAAGTACCTGAAAATATCACCGTGCTTTGCATTGGTAAAAGCACTTATGCACGATGCGGTATTATCTGCAATTTGACACCTGCTGAAGCTGGTTGGAGAGGACATTTAACTCTTGAAGTTTCTAATTCATCGAGTGCAGATTGCCGGATATATCCAAATGAAGGAATTGTGCAGTTGCTATTTTTTGAAGGTAGTCCTTGCGAGGTAAGCTATGAATCTCGTCAGGGTAAGTATCAGGATCAGCCTGAAAAAATAGTAATAGCGAAAGTATAA
- a CDS encoding P-loop NTPase family protein gives MVAQLESPTLNSTPRLPYTVQGLVQVFTSSHRNFFTTVMAQALRIAGQGTPVLVVQFLKGGIGQGHEHPMQLGQNLDWIRCDLPRCIDTPHLEEAETHSLLQLWQHTQNVVYEGKYSLVVLDELSLAINFGLIPESEVLAFLEKRPAHVDIILTGPEMPHVLLEVADQITEIRRSHRP, from the coding sequence ATGGTTGCTCAGTTAGAAAGCCCTACTCTCAATTCCACGCCACGCTTACCTTATACCGTTCAAGGGCTGGTACAAGTATTCACCAGTTCTCACCGCAATTTTTTTACAACCGTGATGGCGCAAGCCCTACGAATCGCGGGGCAAGGAACTCCAGTTTTAGTGGTACAGTTCCTCAAAGGCGGAATTGGTCAGGGACACGAGCATCCGATGCAGCTAGGGCAAAATCTAGATTGGATTCGCTGCGATCTTCCCCGTTGTATTGACACGCCACACCTCGAAGAAGCAGAAACTCACTCGTTACTTCAGTTATGGCAGCATACACAAAATGTAGTGTACGAGGGCAAATATTCTCTCGTGGTTCTGGATGAATTGAGTTTGGCGATTAACTTTGGCTTAATTCCCGAATCTGAGGTACTGGCTTTTTTAGAAAAACGCCCCGCCCATGTCGATATCATTTTGACAGGGCCAGAAATGCCCCACGTGCTTCTGGAGGTTGCAGATCAAATTACCGAGATACGCCGGAGTCACAGACCCTGA
- a CDS encoding adenylate kinase — protein sequence MRLVILGGPGAGKGTLAARLCSQLNIPGIATGDILRQAIATATPLGLEAQPYVEKGELVPDPTMIEFMRQRLLQPDVTAGWLLDGYPRTAFQAEELDFLLDDLGQQLDWAIWLEVPESVLMSRSLERSRPDDLPEIVQRRIDLFQERTIPILEYYEHRQRLLTVNGDQTPEQVQHEILQKLNLS from the coding sequence GTGAGACTGGTAATTTTGGGAGGGCCAGGGGCAGGTAAGGGAACACTGGCGGCACGGTTATGCAGCCAACTGAATATCCCTGGCATTGCTACTGGGGACATCTTGCGACAAGCGATCGCTACTGCTACTCCACTAGGTCTAGAAGCCCAGCCTTATGTGGAAAAAGGCGAGCTAGTACCCGACCCAACTATGATTGAATTCATGCGCCAGCGCCTCCTACAGCCGGATGTAACGGCTGGTTGGCTGTTGGATGGATATCCGCGTACCGCTTTCCAAGCAGAAGAGTTAGATTTTCTCTTGGACGATTTGGGGCAACAACTGGACTGGGCAATTTGGTTGGAGGTGCCAGAATCAGTGTTGATGAGCCGTTCCTTAGAGCGATCGCGTCCCGATGATTTACCAGAAATCGTACAGCGCCGCATCGATTTATTCCAAGAGCGCACTATCCCCATATTGGAATATTACGAACATCGTCAGCGCCTGTTAACCGTCAACGGCGACCAAACTCCAGAGCAAGTACAGCACGAGATTTTACAAAAACTTAATCTTAGTTAG